In Gossypium hirsutum isolate 1008001.06 chromosome D06, Gossypium_hirsutum_v2.1, whole genome shotgun sequence, one genomic interval encodes:
- the LOC107900032 gene encoding MDIS1-interacting receptor like kinase 2, producing the protein MKSLTLLAPLLLCVTLLCSSLNVASDSAAAALAILKWKASLQSQNHSVLLSWNTSNNPNTKTSPCAWFGIHCNHADSVIKINLTGYGVKGTLHLFPFLSLPNLAELDLSTNELYGIIPPKISQLSKLTYLDLSFNQFSGKIPPEISHLVHLQTLHLAGNQLNGSIPREISQLKFLTDLALCSNKLNGCIPASLGKLSRLVSLLLYNNSLSGPIPPELGNLRNLVEVYLDTNRLTAPIPSTFGNLKKLRVLQMFNNGLSGPIPSELGNMESLSEISLYHNNLSGLIPTSFGDLRLLTLAHLYENQLSGPIPEEIGNLNSLVDLELSENQLNGSIPASLGNLSNLEILFLRDNRLSGSIPNEIGNLMKLSVLELDHNNLTGNLPQGLCRGGSLEYFTANDNQLTGPIPQGLKNCTSLKRVYLERNRLRGNISEDLSVYESKIH; encoded by the coding sequence ATGAAGAGTTTAACCTTGCTTGCTCCCTTACTCTTGTGTGTTACTTTACTATGTTCTTCTCTTAATGTTGCTTCTGATTCTGCAGCAGCAGCATTGGCAATCCTCAAATGGAAAGCCAGCCTTCAAAGCCAAAACCATTCTGTTTTGCTTTCCTGGAATACTTCCAACAACCCAAATACCAAAACAAGTCCTTGTGCTTGGTTTGGAATCCATTGCAACCATGCCGACAGTGTTATAAAGATTAACCTCACTGGCTATGGTGTAAAAGGTACGCTCCATTTATTTCCATTCTTGTCTTTGCCTAATCTTGCAGAGTTGGACCTTAGCACCAATGAACTTTATGGCATAATCCCACCTAAAATCAGTCAGCTCTCCAAACTCACCTACCTCGATTTATCCTTTAACCAGTTCTCTGGGAAAATCCCACCTGAAATTAGCCACCTTGTACATCTTCAGACCCTCCACCTTGCTGGAAATCAGTTGAACGGCTCAATTCCTCGAGAAATCAGTCAGCTCAAATTTCTCACTGACCTTGCCTTGTGTAGCAACAAGCTAAATGGTTGCATTCCTGCTTCTCTCGGTAAACTAAGTCGACTTGTTTCCTTGCTTCTCTATAATAATTCCCTTTCTGGTCCCATTCCTCCAGAATTGGGAAACCTTAGGAATTTAGTTGAAGTTTACCTGGACACCAACCGTCTAACTGCTCCCATCCCTTCCACATTTGGAAACTTGAAAAAACTGAGGGTGCTTCAAATGTTTAACAATGGTCTTTCAGGTCCCATCCCCTCTGAGTTAGGGAATATGGAATCTCTTTCTGAAATAAGCCTTTATCACAACAATCTATCTGGCTTGATCCCAACCTCATTTGGTGACTTGAGACTTCTTACACTTGCCCACCTCTATGAAAATCAACTCTCTGGTCCTATTCCTGAGGAGATAGGAAACTTGAATTCTCTTGTTGACCTAGAGTTGAGTGAAAACCAACTCAATGGCTCTATTCCTGCTTCACTTGGCAATTTGAGCAACTTGGAAATTCTGTTCCTCCGAGACAACCGGCTCTCAGGTTCCATTCCTAATGAAATTGGAAACTTGATGAAGTTGAGCGTGTTAGAACTAGACCACAACAATCTGACAGGAAATTTGCCGCAAGGCCTTTGCCGTGGTGGATCACTTGAATACTTCACAGCAAATGACAACCAGCTTACCGGACCAATCCCTCAAGGGTTGAAAAATTGCACTAGCTTGAAGAGAGTCTACCTTGAAAGAAACCGACTCAGAGGAAATATATCTGAAGATTTAAGCGTTTACGAATCTAAAATTCATTGA
- the LOC107901456 gene encoding uncharacterized protein encodes MEKSTPMRKPHTSTADLLTWSETPQPDFTASAARSTRPHQPSDGIRKVVFGGQVTDEEFESLNKRKPCSGYKMKEMTGSGIFAADGENDESEPGSANPTPNNKTAIRMYQQSLAGISHISFAEEESITPKKPTTLPEVAKQRELSGTLQSEEAKLKKQLSDAKSKELGGHDIFAPPPEIVPRPTTVRALALKDNFDMGEPDTHKPAGGSTPSEETVVKTAKKIHNQKFAELSGNDIFKGDVPPGSAEKPLSVAKLREMSGSNIFAEGKVESRVSSGRKPPGGESTIALV; translated from the exons ATGGAGAAGAGCACTCCAATGAGGAAACCACACACTTCCACTGCAGATCTACTCACTTGGTCCGAGACTCCTCAACCGGATTTCACCGCCTCCGCCGCACGCTCCACCCGCCCTCACCAg CCGTCGGATGGGATCAGAAAAGTGGTGTTTGGAGGTCAAGTGACCGATGAAGAATTTGAAAGCTTAAACAAAAG GAAACCTTGTTCTGGATATAAAATGAAGGAGATGACTGGTAGTGGTATTTTTGCAGCCGATGGAGAAAATGACGAATCAGAACCTGGTAGCGCAAACCCTACTCCAAACAACAAAACAGCAATACGAATGTACCAG CAATCTCTAGCTGGAATCAGTCACATCTCGTTTGCCGAGGAAGAGAGTATTACACCCAAAAAGCCAACTACTCTTCCTGAGGTGGCGAAGCAGCGTGAATTGAGTGGAACACTACAAAGTGAGGAGGCGAAGTTGAAGAAGCAGCTCTCCGATGCCAAGTCAAAGGAGCTTGGTGGACATGACATCTTTGCACCCCCACCTGAAATTGTGCCGAGGCCAACAACTGTACGCGCTTTGGCTTTGAAGGACAATTTTGACATGGGAGAACCTGATACACATAAA CCTGCTGGAGGTAGCACGCCAAGTGAGGAGACCGTGGTTAAGACAGCAAAGAAAATACATAACCAGAAATTCGCAGAGCTATCCGGAAACGACATATTTAAGGGTGATGTTCCTCCGGGTTCTGCTGAAAAACCACTCAGTGTAGCGAAACTGCGAGAGATGAGCGGTAGCAACATCTTTGCTGAAGGGAAGGTAGAGTCTCGAGTCAGTAGCGGACGCAAACCCCCTGGCGGGGAAAGCACCATTGCTTTGGTTTAA
- the LOC107901455 gene encoding putative pumilio homolog 7, chloroplastic produces MYKLGEKKEQKMMTRDMKRNNELETLFSSEISEAPPPLLNLQHHSTKGRVSPSPSNSFTNGFPSSPEDTPPFEDQHHHHHHPKFHHCGLWLDSKRLPDSHYRNKNVNENKLVDDGFGLCENLYQMHIRDDERDGDTSGQMRKFERDPDGFAFSFGDVSSYHAEKYGSYDGFNKGFQSSPQQVSMCLDGGDVFSSTFLGLQGTGYEKGDSFGSYSIGYNQSNDLSSVPSWHDNQRNYLLEQRMEQGRGLDNRGMLLQGAFTTRPYIGNPFVCSQQCGIDGNGGRAAIDSLSSPGFLHSKIPLEENVMEDHSVIIQGRGLKYDIENKGFDSFKCCKKKTLKEFGLQNLQEKNSKLDKRHGENVILMPSPYSLVEFQGCIYYMAKDQKGCRFLQRIFDEGSCLDVQIIFNEVIDNIVELMMDPFGNYLVQKLLDVCNEDQRLQIILTVTKETGQLVRISLNTYGTRVVQKLIETLKSRQQISLIKSALKPGILDLIKDLNGNHVLQRCLQCLNNEDNKIIFDAAAKFCVDIATHRHGCCVLQRCIAHSNGPHRDKLITQISRNGLLLAQDPFGNYVVQYIIELKVNSGNLLSQFKGHYVHLSMQKFSSHVVEKCLKHFAESRSQIIRELTSVVHFEQLLQDPFANYVIQSALVVTKGPLHASLVDAVRPHTILRTSPYCKRIFSRNLLKK; encoded by the exons atgTATAAACTGGGTGAGAAGAAGGAGCAGAAGATGATGACAAGGGACATGAAGAGAAACAATGAGCTGGAAACTTTATTTAGTAGTGAGATCTCTGAGGCTCCTCCTCCATTGCTCAATCTTCAACACCATTCAACAAAGGGTAGAGTTTCTCCTTCTCCTTCAAACTCTTTCACCAATGGGTTCCCTTCTTCACCCGAAGATACTCCACCATTTGAGGACCAACATCACCATCACCACCACCCCAAGTTTCATCACTGTGGACTCTGGTTGGATTCTAAACGGTTACCCGATTCCCATTACAGAAACAAGAACGTCAATGAAAATAAGTTGGTCGATGACGGTTTTGGTTTGTGTGAGAATCTGTATCAAATGCATATTAGAGATGATGAAAGGGATGGGGATACTTCTGGTCAAATGAGGAAATTTGAAAGGGACCCAGATGGTTTCGCCTTCAGTTTTGGTGATGTCTCGTCTTATCACGCTGAAAAATATGGTTCTTACGATGGTTTTAACAAAGGGTTTCAATCGTCTCCACAACAAGTTTCGATGTGTTTAGATGGTGGTGATGTCTTCAGCTCCACCTTTCTTGGGCTGCAAGGTACTGGATACGAAAAGGGTGATTCATTTGGGTCTTATAGTATTGGTTACAATCAGTCCAATGATTTGTCTTCAGTACCGAGTTGGCATGATAACCAAAGAAACTATCTTTTGGAGCAGAGAATGGAACAGGGTAGGGGATTGGATAATAGGGGGATGTTGCTGCAGGGTGCTTTTACCACTAGGCCCTACATTGGTAACCCTTTTGTTTGTTCCCAGCAATGTGGAATTGATGGTAATGGAGGAAGAGCTGCCATTGATTCATTGAGTTCTCCCGGGTTCTTGCACAGTAAGATTCCTCTTGAGGAGAATGTAATGGAGGATCATAGTGTTATCATTCAAGGAAGAGGTTTGAAATATGATATCGAGAACAAGGGCTTTGATTCGTTCAAATGTTGTAAGAAAAAGACTCTCAAGGAGTTTGGATTGCAAAACCTGCAAGAGAAAAACTCTAAACTTGATAAAAGACATGGAGAAAATGTGATACTGATGCCAAGTCCATATTCCTTAGTTGAGTTTCAAGGTTGTATATATTACATGGCTAAGGACCAGAAAGGTTGTCGCTTCCTACAAAGGATATTTGATGAAGGAAGCTGCTTGGATGTTCAAATTATATTCAACGAGGTTATTGATAACATTGTTGAACTAATGATGGATCCCTTTGGAAACTACCTTGTCCAAAAGTTGCTAGATGTGTGTAACGAAGACCAAAGGCTGCAGATTATTCTCACTGTGACCAAAGAAACCGGACAGCTAGTGAGGATTTCCTTGAACACATATGG TACACGTGTGGTACAGAAGTTGATTGAGACTCTCAAATCCAGACAACAGATTTCTCTTATCAAATCTGCTCTTAAACCTGGAATTCTTGATCTCATCAAGGATCTTAATGGGAATCATGTGTTGCAGCGCTGCTTGCAATGTCTTAACAATGAAGATAATAAG ATTATTTTTGATGCCGCTGCAAAATTTTGCGTAGATATCGCCACTCATCGCCATGGCTGCTGTGTGTTGCAACGTTGCATTGCTCATTCCAATGGACCACATCGAGATAAGCTAATCACTCAAATTTCCAGAAATGGACTTCTTCTTGCTCAGGATCCTTTTGG GAACTATGTTGTTCAGTACATTATAGAGCTGAAGGTCAACTCTGGCAACTTACTATCTCAGTTCAAAGGGCACTATGTTCATCTCTCAATGCAGAAATTTAGCAGCCATGTGGTTGAAAAATGCCTCAAGCATTTTGCAGAGAGTAGGTCTCAGATCATCCGTGAGTTAACCTCTGTTGTTCACTTTGAACAATTATTGCAAGACCCATTTGCCAACTATGTAATTCAATCTGCTTTAGTAGTAACCAAG GGTCCTCTACATGCTTCTCTAGTAGATGCGGTTCGACCACACACGATCCTTCGTACCAGCCCGTATTGCAAGAGAATTTTCTCAAGGAACCTCCTAAAGAAGTGA
- the LOC121203290 gene encoding MDIS1-interacting receptor like kinase 2-like yields MLVDYRLAHLFSKKGHNNNKTLFVVMFPLLLVSGLSISSIALLFAFKKRKIDTDEERQSNASDEIFFSVTPLNGRILYEEIIRATKDFDAQYCIGKGGYGNVYKAEPSSGDVVAVKKFHALHTGEMADQRQFLNGYTSSLASVLCNDEECKKLDWNKRVNIVKGVVNALSYLHHDCSPSIVHRDITSNNILLGLEYEVHLSDFGTAKLLNPDSSNWSNIAGTNGYIAPELSYTMQVSEKCDVFSFGVLALELIVRAYPGEFLSNLSILTAESIPLNNVLDQRLAPPLPEVVNKLVLILKLAVSCLNINSKSRPTVHTVSQLLFDHI; encoded by the exons ATGCTAGTGGATTACCGCCTTGCACACCTTTTTTCTAAGAAGGGTCACAACAACAACAAAACCCTTTTCGTAGTTATGTTCCCTCTTTTATTGGTTTCTGGTCTCTCGATTTCATCAATTGCTTTGTTGTTTGCCTTCAAGAAGAGGAAGATAGATACAGATGAAGAAAGACAAAGCAATGCAAGTGATGAAATATTTTTCTCTGTCACTCCCCTTAATGGAAGAATATTGTATGAAGAGATCATTAGAGCCACCAAAGATTTTGATGCTCAATATTGCATTGGGAAGGGAGGATATGGAAATGTGTACAAAGCAGAGCCGTCATCAGGAGATGTTGTAGCTGTGAAGAAATTCCATGCATTGCATACCGGTGAAATGGCAGATCAAAGACAGTTCCTGAATGGC TATACAAGTAGCTTGGCTTCTGTTCTCTGCAATGATGAAGAATGTAAGAAATTGGACTGGAACAAGAGGGTGAATATTGTCAAAGGTGTTGTTAATGCCCTCTCCTATTTGCACCATGACTGTTCACCGTCCATTGTTCATCGAGATATAACAAGCAACAACATTTTGCTTGGTTTGGAGTATGAAGTTCACCTTTCAGACTTTGGCACTGCTAAGCTTCTCAATCCAGACTCATCCAATTGGAGTAATATAGCTGGAACAAACGGATACATTGCACCAG aGCTTTCCTACACCATGCAAGTTTCTGAAAAATGTGATGTGTTTAGTTTTGGTGTGCTGGCATTGGAATTGATAGTCAGGGCATATCCGGGTGAATTTCTCTCTAATCTATCAATTTTAACTGCTGAAAGCATTCCACTAAACAATGTGTTGGATCAAAGGCTTGCACCTCCACTGCCGGAAGTTGTGAACAAACTCGTATTAATCCTGAAGTTGGCTGTTTCATGTTTAAATATCAATTCAAAATCTCGGCCAACCGTGCACACTGTTTCTCAGCTGTTGTTCGACCACATCTAG